One genomic segment of Motacilla alba alba isolate MOTALB_02 chromosome 1A, Motacilla_alba_V1.0_pri, whole genome shotgun sequence includes these proteins:
- the ATP2B1 gene encoding plasma membrane calcium-transporting ATPase 1 isoform X3, with product MGDMANNSVAYSSVKNAVKEANHGDFGVTLAELRSLMELRAADALHKIQECYGDVHGICAKLKTSPNEGLSGNPADIERREAVFGKNFIPPKKPKTFLQLVWEALQDVTLIILEIAAVVSLGLSFYQPPGGNESLCGSVNVGEEEEESEAGWIEGAAILLSVVCVVLVTAFNDWSKEKQFRGLQSRIEQEQKFTVIRGGQVIQIPVADIIVGDIAQVKYGDLLPADGVLIQGNDLKIDESSLTGESDHVKKSLDRDPMLLSGTHVMEGSGRMVVTAVGVNSQTGIIFTLLGAGGDEEEKEKEKEKKEKKSKKQDGAVENRNKAKAQDGAAMEMQPLKSEDGGDGDEKDKKKANLPKKEKSVLQGKLTKLAVQIGKAGLLMSAITVIILVLYFVIDTFWVQKRPWLAECTPIYIQYFVKFFIIGVTVLVVAVPEGLPLAVTISLAYSVKKMMKDNNLVRHLDACETMGNATAICSDKTGTLTMNRMTVVQAYINEKHYKKIPEPEAIPEKTMAYLVTGISVNCAYTSKILPPEKEGGLPRHVGNKTECALLGLLLDLKRDYQDVRNEIPEEDLYKVYTFNSVRKSMSTVLKNSDGSFRIFSKGASEIVLKKCFKILSANGEPKVFRPRDRDDIVKTVIEPMASEGLRTICLAFRDFPAGEPEPEWDNENDIVTGLTCIAVVGIEDPVRPEVPDAIKKCQRAGITVRMVTGDNINTARAIALKCGILNPGEDFLCLEGKDFNRRIRNEKGEIEQERIDKIWPKLRVLARSSPTDKHTLVKGIIDSTVFDQRQVVAVTGDGTNDGPALKKADVGFAMGIAGTDVAKEASDIILTDDNFTSIVKAVMWGRNVYDSISKFLQFQLTVNVVAVIVAFTGACITQDSPLKAVQMLWVNLIMDTLASLALATEPPTEALLLRKPYGRNKPLISRTMMKNILGHAFYQLVVVFTLLFAGEKIFDIDSGRNAPLHAPPSEHYTIVFNTFVMMQLFNEINARKIHGERNVFEGIFNNAIFCSIVLGTFVVQIIIVQFGGKPFSCSELSIEQWLWSIFLGMGTLLWGQLISTIPTSRLKFLKEAGHGTQKEEIPEEELAEDVEEIDHAERELRRGQILWFRGLNRIQTQMDVVNAFQSGSTIQGALRRQPSIASQHHDVTNISTPTHVVFSSTTASTTVGSEW from the exons AATTATATTAGAAATTGCAGCCGTAGTATCCTTGGGCCTTTCTTTTTACCAGCCTCCAGGAGGAAATGAATCAT TATGTGGATCAGTAAATGTTggtgaagaagaggaggaatcTGAAGCAGGTTGGATTGAAGGAGCAGCAATCCTCCTATCTGTAGTTTGTGTGGTATTAGTAACAGCTTTCAATGACTGGAGTAAAGAGAAACAATTTCGGGGATTGCAGAGCCGTATTGAACAAGAACAGAAATTCACAGTCATCAGAGGTGGCCAAGTCATCCAAATACCAGTAGCTGACATAATTGTTGGAGATATTGCACAAGTGAAATATg GTGACCTTTTACCGGCTGATGGTGTACTCATTCAAGGAAATGACCTCAAAATTGATGAAAGCTCACTGACTGGGGAATCTGATCATGTTAAGAAATCTCTGGACAGAGATCCTATGCTGCTGTCAG GTACACATGTGATGGAAGGCTCTGGAAGAATGGTGGTTACTGCTGTAGGTGTGAACTCTCAGACTGGAATCATCTTTACCTTACTTGGGGCTGGAGGAGatgaagaggagaaggagaaggaaaaagaaaagaaggaaaagaaaa GTAAAAAGCAAGATGGAGCTGTTGAAAACCGTAACAAAG CTAAAGCTCAGGATGGTGCAGCCATGGAAATGCAGCCACTGAAGAGTGAGGATGGTGGAGATGGAGATgagaaagacaagaagaaagcaAACTTGCCAAAGAAGGAAAAGTCAGTTCTCCAAGGCAAACTCACAAAGCTCGCAGTTCAGATTGGCAAAGCAG GTTTGTTGATGTCTGCAATCACAGTCATTATCCTTGTGTTATATTTTGTAATTGATACCTTCTGGGTTCAGAAGAGACCTTGGCTTGCTGAATGTACCCCAATTTATATTCAGTATTTTGTGAAGTTCTTCATTATTGGAGTCACAGTCTTGGTGGTAGCAGTACCAGAAGGTCTTCCACTTGCAGTCACTATATCTCTGGCTTACTCTGTTAAG AAAATGATGAAAGATAATAACTTGGTGAGACATCTGGATGCATGTGAAACTATGGGCAATGCCACAGCTATTTGCTCAGATAAAACGGGAACATTGACTATGAACAGAATGACAGTGGTCCAAGCCTACATCAAtgaaaaacattataaaaaaattccagaacCAGAAGCTATTCCAGAGAAAACTATGGCTTATCTTGTGACAGGAATTTCTGTTAATTGTGCTTATACTTCCAAAATACTG CCTCCTGAAAAGGAAGGTGGCCTACCGCGTCATgttggaaataaaactgaatgtGCCTTGCTGGGATTGCTCTTGGATTTAAAACGTGATTATCAGGATGTACGAAATGAGATACCAGAAGAGGATTTGTACAAAGTGTACACCTTCAACTCTGTTAGAAAATCGATGAGTACTGTGTTGAAAAACTCTGATGGCAGTTTCCGGATATTCAGTAAAGGTGCCTCTGAGATAGTTCTTAAAAA GTGCTTCAAAATACTGAGTGCTAATGGAGAACCAAAGGTATTTAGACCTAGGGACCGTGATGATATTGTGAAAACTGTAATTGAGCCAATGGCTTCTGAAGGTCTCAGAACCATCTGCCTGGCATTCAGAGACTTCCCAGCAGGGGAGCCTGAGCCGGAGTGGGACAATGAAAATGATATCGTTACTGGTCTGACATGCATCGCTGTTGTTGGGATTGAAGATCCTGTGAGACCTGAG GTACCGGATGCAATAAAAAAGTGTCAACGTGCAGGCATAACTGTACGTATGGTCACTGGAGATAACATTAACACTGCTCGTGCTATTGCATTGAAATGTGGTATTCTGAATCCTGGTGAAGACTTCCTGTGCTTAGAGGGCAAAGACTTTAACAGGAGAATACGCAATGAAAAAGGAGAG ATTGAGCAAGAGCGAATAGATAAAATTTGGCCAAAGCTTCGTGTTCTTGCAAGATCTTCTCCCACTGACAAACACACTCTAGTAAAAG GTATAATTGACAGCACTGTCTTTGACCAGAGGCAAGTTGTAGCAGTAACTGGTGATGGTACCAATGATGGTCCAGCTTTGAAGAAGGCAGATGTTGGATTTGCTatg GGTATTGCTGGAACAGACGTAGCTAAGGAAGCTTCTGATATTATCCTTACAGACGACAACTTCACCAGTATTGTTAAAGCAGTTATGTGGGGACGAAATGTCTATGACAGCATCTCCAAATTTCTTCAGTTCCAACTTACTGTCAATGTAGTAGCAGTAATTGTTGCTTTTACAGGAGCATGCATAACACAA GATTCTCCACTTAAAGCCGTGCAGATGCTGTGGGTAAATCTCATAATGGACACATTAGCTTCTCTTGCCCTGGCAACAGAACCACCCACTGAAGCTCTTCTGCTGCGGAAGCCTTATGGTAGAAACAAACCTTTGATTTCTCGTACAATGATGAAGAACATTTTGGGTCATGCGTTCTACCAGCTTGTAGTGGTCTTCACACTCCTGTTTGCTG GTGAGAAAATTTTTGATATCGATAGTGGAAGAAATGCACCTCTGCATGCTCCTCCTTCAGAGCATTATACTATAGTATTTAATACATTTGTGATGATGCagctttttaatgaaattaatgcCCGAAAGATTCATggtgaaagaaatgtttttgaaggaATCTTTAACAACGCTATCTTCTGTTCTATTGTGCTGGGGACATTTGTTGTGCAG ATAATTATTGTGCAGTTTGGTGGAAAGCCTTTCAGTTGCTCAGAACTCTCAATTGAACAGTGGCTGTGGTCCATTTTCCTGGGCATGGGCACACTACTTTGGGGCCAG TTGATTTCAACAATTCCAACCAGCCGATTGAAATTCCTTAAAGAAGCTGGTCATGGAACACAAAAGGAAGAGATTCCTGAAGAAGAACTAGCAGAAGATGTAGAGGAGATTGATCATGCCGAGAGAGAATTGCGTCGTGGTCAGATCTTGTGGTTTAGGGGCCTAAACAGGATACAAACTCAG ATGGATGTAGTGAATGCTTTCCAGAGTGGAAGTACCATTCAGGGGGCTCTAAGGCGGCAACCCTCCATCGCCAGCCAGCACCATGATGTAACAAATATTTCTACCCCTACACATGTAGTGTTTTCCTCTACTACTGCTTCTACTACTGTGGG